In Neodiprion pinetum isolate iyNeoPine1 chromosome 6, iyNeoPine1.2, whole genome shotgun sequence, one genomic interval encodes:
- the LOC124222013 gene encoding major royal jelly protein 1-like, giving the protein MVSPLILVVSLLFLGITGELRVRFEWKYIDYVWENSEQKQNAVDSGHYDYTKIFPIDVDRSPDGLVFVTTPRHDGVPASLSVVSDLQGDGGPLLRPYPDWSWHQKGNCTTIASVWRVTIDECNRLWVMDSGKYGEDLICEPQILVFDLADNSLVKRIAVPLQYARNPVDGSSQIITIAVETQGAQCERTRIFMADVEGFGLVESDGERFARLNDTSFSPDPKYTNFTILGEEFYQADGLFSLAIQPKKRFAESSRLFYRPLASLSQYYVSTRQLNNELYTSSSRVKYEKFDYTYPSQASIQAFSPDGILFTALITPLSIICWNSRRAFNEKNVVTVAQNDTTLQFTSGMKIRGREMWAFTIRYQKIATGTQNFSEINYRILFEPDIRKWVNNNACATGCW; this is encoded by the exons ATGGTAAGCCCCTTAATCCTCGTTGTGTCGCTATTATTTTTGGGAATCACTGGCGAGTTGCGTGTTCGATTCGAGTGGAAATACATCGACTACGTGTGGGAGAATAGCGAGCAGAAGCAGAACGCGGTCGATTCCGGACATTATGATTACACCAAAATATTTCCCATAGACGTTGATCGCAGTCCAG ATGGACTCGTCTTCGTCACGACCCCAAGACACGATGGCGTCCCAGCGAGCCTATCGGTGGTTTCCGATCTACAAGGCGATGGTGGACCCCTGCTGAGACCTTATCCCGATTGGTCTTGGCACCAGAAAGGAAACTGCACGACTATCGCAAGCGTTTGGCGAGTCACG ATCGATGAATGCAACAGATTGTGGGTAATGGACAGCGGGAAATACGGCGAGGACCTGATCTGCGAGCCCCAAATCCTGGTCTTTGATTTGGCTGACAATTCTCTCGTCAAGAGGATCGCTGTGCCGTTACAGTACGCGCGGAATCCAGTAGACGGATCCAGCCAGATTATCACCATCGCGGTCGAAACACAAGGAGCACAATGCGAAAGGACTCGG ATTTTCATGGCGGACGTCGAAGGTTTTGGACTGGTTGAATCGGATGGCGAAAGGTTCGCGCGTTTGAACGATACGAGTTTTTCACCGGACCCAAAATACACAAATTTCACAATCTTGGGAGAGGAATTCTACCAAGCGGATGGGCTGTTTTCTTTAGCAATACAGCCGAAGAAACGGTTCGCCGAATCGTCGCGGTTGTTTTACAGGCCTCTGGCATCTCTCAGCCAGTATTACGTTTCTACGAGACAATTGAATAACGAATTATATACTTCATCTTCAAGAGTGAAGTACGAAAAATTCGATTACACCTACCCCAGTCAAGCTTCCATCCAGGCATTTTCTCCCGACGGAATTCTCTTCACGGCACTCATAACTCCGCTGTCGATTATTTGCTGGAACAGTCGCAGGGCGTTTAACGAGAAAAATGTG GTGACCGTTGCCCAGAACGATACGACGCTGCAGTTCACCAGCGGGATGAAAATCAGAGGTAGGGAAATGTGGGCGTTCACGATACGGTACCAAAAAATTGCTACCGGTACACAGAATTTCTCGGAAATAAACTATAGAATCCTCTTCGAACCCGACATACGGAAGTGGGTGAACAACAACGCTTGCGCCACTGGCTGTTGGTGA